The Desmodus rotundus isolate HL8 chromosome 3, HLdesRot8A.1, whole genome shotgun sequence genome includes a region encoding these proteins:
- the STYK1 gene encoding tyrosine-protein kinase STYK1 isoform X1, whose product MGDEKGMTRMLLECSLSDKLCIVWQHQYEIIIIPALLVGIFLIILGVILWLFIRGKRAQRQSPGLQGMAPMPSRSLNGQVGAQGESVLVPLKETSVESLLKTSTQALAELQVPREQLSEVLEQIYNGSCGAIYRTKIHTGDPAKSKTIVLKALKEPAGLHEVQDFLGRIQFHQYLGKHPNLVQLDGCCTEREPLYMVLEDVAQGDLLSFLWTCRRDVMTMDGLLHDLTEKQVYHIGKQVLSALEFLQDKRLFHGDVAARNILIQCGLTAKLCGLGLAYEIHTQGAISSTHTIPLKWLAPERLLLRPAGIRGDIWSFGILLYEMVTLGAPPYPEVPPISILQHLQRGKVMKRPSSCTHTMYSLMKSCWRWREDRRPSLRELCSRLNTAARTADDQVVLQVPERVVPELYAAVAGIGVESLSRSSSVL is encoded by the exons ATGGGAGACGAGAAGGGCATGACACGAATGCTCCTGGAATGCAGTCTCAGTGACAAGTTGTGCA TTGTCTGGCAGCACCAGTATGAAATCATCATCATCCCAGCCCTTCTGGTTGGCATCTTCCTCATCATTCTTGGGGTCATTCTGTGGCTTTTTATCAGAGGAAAAAGAGCTCAACGACAGTCTCCTGGACTCCAAG GCATGGCCCCTATGCCCTCTAGGAGCCTAAATGGGCAGGTAGGAGCACAGGGAGAAAGTGTGCTTGTGCCGCTTAAGGAGACATCGGTGGAAAGCCTTCTGAAAACTTCCACGCAGGCCCTGGCTGAGCTGCAGGTGCCCCGGGAGCAGCTCTCGGAAGTTCTGGAGCAGATCTACAATGGTAGTTGTGGGGCCATCTATCGAACCAAGATACACACTGGGGACCCTGCTAAGTCCAAGACGATTGTCCTCAAGGCTTTAAAAG AACCCGCTGGGCTCCACGAGGTACAGGATTTCTTAGGGCGAATCCAGTTCCATCAGTACCTGGGGAAGCATCCGAACCTGGTACAGCTGGATGGCTGCTGCACAGAACGGGAGCCGCTTTATATGGTGCTGGAGGATGTGGCCCAGGGGGACCTGCTCAGCTTTCTCTGGACCTGTCGCCGG GATGTAATGACCATGGATGGCCTTCTCCATGACCTCACAGAAAAACAAGTGTATCACATTGGGAAGCAGGTCCTCTCGGCTTTG GAATTTCTTCAGGATAAACGTCTGTTCCATGGGGATGTGGCAGCCCGAAATATTCTGATCCAGTGTGGCCTCACCGCTAAGCTCTGTGGACTGGGCCTGGCTTATGAAATCCACACCCAAGGGGCCATCTCCTCTACTCACACCATACCTCTCAAGTGGCTCGCCCCAGAGCGGCTTCTGCTGAGACCGGCTGGTATTCGAGGAGACAT ATGGTCCTTTGGGATCCTGCTTTATGAAATGGTGACTCTAG GGGCACCACCATATCCTGAAGTCCCTCCTATCAGCATCCTACAGCATCTCCAAAGAGGGAAAGTCATGAAGAGACCCAGTAGTTGCACACACACCAT GTACAGTCTTATGAAGTCCTGCTGGCGCTGGAGAGAGGACAGACGCCCCTCACTTAGAGAGCTCTGCTCACGCCTAAACACTGCCGCTCGAACTGCAGATGACCAAGTGGTGCTGCAAGTGCCAGAGCGGGTGGTTCCTGAACTGTACGCAGCTGTGGCAGGCATCGGCGTGGAGAGCCTCTCCCGCAGCTCTAGCGTCCTTTGA
- the STYK1 gene encoding tyrosine-protein kinase STYK1 isoform X2, translating into MKSSSSQPFWLASSSSFLGSFCGFLSEEKELNDSLLDSKALAELQVPREQLSEVLEQIYNGSCGAIYRTKIHTGDPAKSKTIVLKALKEPAGLHEVQDFLGRIQFHQYLGKHPNLVQLDGCCTEREPLYMVLEDVAQGDLLSFLWTCRRDVMTMDGLLHDLTEKQVYHIGKQVLSALEFLQDKRLFHGDVAARNILIQCGLTAKLCGLGLAYEIHTQGAISSTHTIPLKWLAPERLLLRPAGIRGDIWSFGILLYEMVTLGAPPYPEVPPISILQHLQRGKVMKRPSSCTHTMYSLMKSCWRWREDRRPSLRELCSRLNTAARTADDQVVLQVPERVVPELYAAVAGIGVESLSRSSSVL; encoded by the exons ATGAAATCATCATCATCCCAGCCCTTCTGGTTGGCATCTTCCTCATCATTCTTGGGGTCATTCTGTGGCTTTTTATCAGAGGAAAAAGAGCTCAACGACAGTCTCCTGGACTCCAAG GCCCTGGCTGAGCTGCAGGTGCCCCGGGAGCAGCTCTCGGAAGTTCTGGAGCAGATCTACAATGGTAGTTGTGGGGCCATCTATCGAACCAAGATACACACTGGGGACCCTGCTAAGTCCAAGACGATTGTCCTCAAGGCTTTAAAAG AACCCGCTGGGCTCCACGAGGTACAGGATTTCTTAGGGCGAATCCAGTTCCATCAGTACCTGGGGAAGCATCCGAACCTGGTACAGCTGGATGGCTGCTGCACAGAACGGGAGCCGCTTTATATGGTGCTGGAGGATGTGGCCCAGGGGGACCTGCTCAGCTTTCTCTGGACCTGTCGCCGG GATGTAATGACCATGGATGGCCTTCTCCATGACCTCACAGAAAAACAAGTGTATCACATTGGGAAGCAGGTCCTCTCGGCTTTG GAATTTCTTCAGGATAAACGTCTGTTCCATGGGGATGTGGCAGCCCGAAATATTCTGATCCAGTGTGGCCTCACCGCTAAGCTCTGTGGACTGGGCCTGGCTTATGAAATCCACACCCAAGGGGCCATCTCCTCTACTCACACCATACCTCTCAAGTGGCTCGCCCCAGAGCGGCTTCTGCTGAGACCGGCTGGTATTCGAGGAGACAT ATGGTCCTTTGGGATCCTGCTTTATGAAATGGTGACTCTAG GGGCACCACCATATCCTGAAGTCCCTCCTATCAGCATCCTACAGCATCTCCAAAGAGGGAAAGTCATGAAGAGACCCAGTAGTTGCACACACACCAT GTACAGTCTTATGAAGTCCTGCTGGCGCTGGAGAGAGGACAGACGCCCCTCACTTAGAGAGCTCTGCTCACGCCTAAACACTGCCGCTCGAACTGCAGATGACCAAGTGGTGCTGCAAGTGCCAGAGCGGGTGGTTCCTGAACTGTACGCAGCTGTGGCAGGCATCGGCGTGGAGAGCCTCTCCCGCAGCTCTAGCGTCCTTTGA